One region of Pan paniscus chromosome 5, NHGRI_mPanPan1-v2.0_pri, whole genome shotgun sequence genomic DNA includes:
- the SLC22A7 gene encoding solute carrier family 22 member 7: MGFEELLEQVGGFGPFQLRNVALLALPRVLLPLHFLLPIFLAAVPAHRCALPGAPANFSHQDVWLEAHLPREPDGTLSSCLRFAYPQALPNTTLGEERQSRGELEDEPATVPCSQGWEYDHSEFSSTIATESQWDLVCEQKGLNRAASTFFFAGVLVGAVAFGYLSDRFGRRRLLLVAYVSTLVLGLASAASVSYVMFAITRTLTGSALAGFTIIVMPLELEWLDVEHRTVAGVLSSTFWTGGVMLLALVGYLIRDWRWLLLAVTLPCAPGILSLWWVPESARWLLTQGHVKEAHRYLLHCARLNGRPVCEDSFSQEAVSKVAAGEQVVRRPSYLDLFRTPRLRHISLCCVVVWFGVNFSYYGLSLDVSGLGLNVYQTQLLFGAVELPSKLLVYLSVRYAGRRLTQAGTLLGTALAFGTRLLVSSDMKSWSTVLAVMGKAFSEAAFTTAYLFTSELYPTVLRQTGMGLTALVGRLGGSLAPLAALLDGVWLSLPKLTYGGIALLAAGTALLLPETRQAQLPETIQDVERKSVPTSLQEEEMPMKQVQN, from the exons ATGGGCTTTGAGGAGCTGCTGGAGCAGGTGGGCGGCTTTGGGCCCTTCCAACTGCGGAATGTGGCACTGCTGGCCCTGCCCCGAGTGCTGCTACCACTGCACTTCCTCCTGCCCATCTTCCTGGCTGCCGTGCCTGCCCACCGATGTGCCCTGCCGGGTGCCCCTGCCAACTTCAGCCATCAGGATGTGTGGCTGGAGGCCCATCTTCCCCGGGAGCCTGATGGCACGCTCAGCTCCTGCCTCCGCTTTGCCTACCCCCAGGCTCTCCCCAACACCACGTTGGGGGAAGAAAGGCAGAGCCGTGGGGAGCTGGAGGATGAACCTGCCACAGTGCCCTGCTCTCAGGGCTGGGAGTACGACCACTCAGAGTTCTCCTCTACCATTGCAACTGAG tCCCAG TGGGATCTGGTGTGTGAGCAGAAAGGTCTGAACAGAGCTGCGTCCACTTTCTTCTTCGCCGGTGTGCTGGTGGGGGCTGTGGCCTTTGGATATCTGTCCGACAG GTTTGGGCGGCGGCGTCTGCTGCTGGTAGCCTACGTGAGTACCCTGGTGCTGGGCCTGGCATCTGCAGCCTCCGTCAGCTATGTAATGTTCGCCATCACCCGCACCCTTACTGGCTCAGCCCTGGCTGGTTTTACCATCATCGTGATGCCACTGG agctggagtggctggatgTGGAGCACCGCACCGTGGCTGGAGTCCTGAGCAGCACCTTCTGGACAGGGGGCGTGATGCTACTGGCACTGGTTGGGTACCTGATACGGGACTGGCGATGGCTTCTGCTAGCTGTCACCCTGCCTTGTGCCCCAGGCATCCTCAGCCTCTG GTGGGTGCCTGAGTCTGCACGCTGGCTTCTGACCCAAGGCCATGTGAAAGAGGCCCACAGGTACTTGCTCCACTGTGCCAGGCTCAATGGGCGGCCAGTGTGTGAGGACAGCTTCAGCCAGGAG GCTGTGAGCAAAGTGGCCGCCGGGGAACAGGTGGTCCGAAGACCTTCATACCTAGACCTGTTCCGCACACCACGGCTCCGACACATCTCACTGTGCTGCGTGGTGGTGTG GTTCGGAGTGAACTTCTCCTATTACGGCCTGAGTCTGGATGTGTCGGGGCTGGGGCTGAACGTGTACCAGACGCAGCTGTTGTTCGGGGCTGTGGAACTGCCCTCCAAGCTGCTGGTCTACTTGTCGGTGCGCTACGCAGGACGCCGCCTCACGCAAGCCGGGACACTGCTGGGCACGGCCCTGGCGTTCGGCACTAGACTGCTAGTGTCCTCCG ATATGAAGTCCTGGAGCACTGTCCTGGCAGTGATGGGGAAAGCTTTTTCTGAAGCTGCCTTCACCACTGCCTACCTGTTCACTTCAGAGTTGTACCCTACGGTGCTCAG ACAGACAGGGATGGGGCTGACTGCACTGGTGGGCCGGCTGGGGGGCTCTTTGGCCCCACTGGCGGCCTTGCTGGATGGAGTGTGGCTGTCACTGCCCAAGCTTACTTATGGGGGGATCGCCCTGCTGGCTGCCGGCACCGCCCTCCTGCTGCCAGAGACGAGGCAGGCACAGCTGCCAGAGACCATCCAGGACGTGGAGAGAAAGAG